The Blastocatellia bacterium genome has a window encoding:
- the nadB gene encoding L-aspartate oxidase has protein sequence MVDHADYIIIGSGIAGLRACLELANAGRVVVFTKEEVTESNTEYAQGGVAAVISDDDDIALHFEDTINAGAGLCEKEAVRVLVEEGPRAIEELIEWGAEFDRTGDRLELGQEAAHSRRRILHAKGDSTGREIVRAMLAQLYRLNKVELIQHALSVELVTREGRCIGVGFIDTITGIYHRVFSRAVILTTGGAGQLYAHSTNPDVATGDGMAMAYYAGAVLADMEFVQFHPTALSVPGAPNFLLSEAMRGEGALLRNVHREWFMSAYHERAELAPRDVVSRAIIQEMARTQSDVVFLDVTHLNAERIKARFPRIYTTCLQYGIDITRELIPVSPAAHYMMGGVRTDLHGRTCVTGLYAAGEVACAGIHGANRLASNSLLEGLVFGARAARAVLADALPAPAVATVDKKEPWPADWRIEPEVFHQVRTLMSRHVSIIRSADELAQAVEKLASYEKRATNLPTRNFVTVARLVATAALLRQESRGAHYRSDFPERDDNRWLVHSAQRLGVEPYTIPVGQAD, from the coding sequence ATGGTAGATCACGCAGATTACATTATCATCGGCAGTGGTATCGCCGGATTACGCGCCTGTCTTGAATTGGCCAATGCAGGCCGTGTGGTTGTATTCACCAAAGAGGAAGTCACTGAGTCAAATACCGAGTATGCGCAAGGCGGCGTCGCGGCTGTCATCAGCGATGACGACGATATTGCGCTCCATTTTGAAGACACGATCAATGCCGGCGCAGGCCTTTGTGAGAAGGAGGCCGTCCGTGTGCTGGTCGAGGAAGGACCACGCGCCATTGAAGAGTTGATTGAATGGGGCGCTGAGTTCGATCGCACTGGTGATCGGTTAGAACTTGGCCAAGAGGCCGCCCATTCTCGCCGACGCATCCTTCATGCTAAGGGTGATTCGACAGGGCGTGAGATCGTGCGCGCGATGCTGGCGCAACTCTACCGGCTCAACAAAGTCGAGTTAATCCAGCACGCGCTGAGCGTCGAGCTGGTGACGCGTGAAGGCCGTTGCATCGGTGTCGGTTTCATTGATACGATCACCGGCATCTATCATCGTGTCTTTTCTCGCGCGGTGATTTTGACCACTGGCGGCGCTGGGCAATTGTACGCGCACTCAACTAATCCTGATGTGGCCACTGGCGACGGCATGGCCATGGCCTATTATGCCGGCGCTGTGCTGGCCGATATGGAATTCGTTCAATTTCATCCGACTGCCTTGTCTGTGCCGGGCGCGCCCAATTTCCTCTTGTCTGAAGCGATGCGTGGTGAAGGAGCCTTGCTGCGCAATGTTCACCGTGAGTGGTTCATGTCGGCTTATCATGAACGAGCTGAGCTTGCCCCGCGCGATGTTGTTTCGCGGGCGATCATTCAAGAAATGGCTCGCACACAGAGCGATGTTGTTTTTCTCGATGTGACACATCTGAATGCCGAGCGGATCAAAGCGCGGTTTCCGCGTATCTACACAACGTGCTTGCAGTATGGTATAGACATCACACGAGAGTTGATCCCGGTCAGTCCGGCGGCGCATTACATGATGGGCGGTGTGCGCACCGATTTGCATGGTCGCACATGTGTGACGGGACTCTATGCTGCTGGTGAGGTCGCCTGCGCAGGCATTCACGGCGCGAATCGGCTGGCCAGTAATTCATTGCTGGAGGGCTTGGTGTTTGGCGCACGTGCCGCGCGCGCTGTTCTTGCCGACGCTCTCCCTGCGCCGGCAGTTGCAACGGTTGACAAGAAAGAGCCGTGGCCGGCGGATTGGCGGATCGAACCGGAGGTGTTCCATCAGGTGCGCACGCTTATGAGCCGGCACGTCAGCATCATTCGCTCTGCTGATGAGCTTGCTCAAGCGGTTGAGAAGCTCGCATCGTACGAAAAACGAGCGACAAATCTACCAACGAGAAATTTCGTGACGGTGGCCCGATTAGTTGCCACGGCGGCCTTGTTGCGCCAGGAGAGTCGCGGAGCCCACTACCGCTCTGACTTTCCTGAACGCGATGATAACCGATGGCTAGTTCATTCGGCGCAACGATTGGGCGTCGAACCTTACACAATTCCGGTAGGTCAAGCTGACTAG
- the recA gene encoding recombinase RecA: protein MIDVEKRNKAIEMALSQIEKQFGKGTVMRLGDTKVEDVPVISTNSLSLDAAIGVGGIPRGRVTEIFGPEAGGKTTLALHVVAEAQRLGGVAAYIDAEHALDAGYAEKLGVNVDDLLVSQPDSGEQALEIAEALVRSGGIDVLVVDSVAALVPRAELEGEMGDALPGLQARLMSQALRKLAGAVYRSKTALIFINQVREKIGVMFGNPETTTGGKALKFYASLRLDIRRTGAIKDGEEVVGSRTKVKVVKNKVAPPFREAEFDIIYGEGISREGELLDLGVEHKIVEKSGSWFAYKGERLGQGRENARLFLKEHPEIALQIENQLRQRFGLPPRNGSDVQVGDAAAAS, encoded by the coding sequence ATGATAGACGTTGAGAAAAGAAACAAAGCCATTGAAATGGCGCTGAGTCAGATCGAAAAACAATTTGGCAAGGGAACGGTCATGCGGCTGGGTGATACCAAGGTGGAGGACGTGCCGGTCATTTCCACCAACAGTTTGAGTCTGGATGCTGCCATTGGCGTGGGCGGCATTCCGCGTGGCCGTGTGACGGAAATCTTTGGCCCGGAAGCTGGCGGGAAAACGACGCTGGCTTTGCATGTAGTCGCCGAAGCGCAACGATTAGGCGGTGTCGCCGCCTACATTGATGCGGAACACGCGCTGGATGCTGGTTATGCCGAGAAGTTGGGCGTCAACGTGGATGACCTGCTGGTCTCGCAGCCCGATAGCGGCGAGCAAGCATTGGAAATCGCTGAGGCGTTGGTTCGCTCTGGTGGCATTGATGTGTTGGTCGTTGATTCTGTGGCGGCGCTTGTGCCGCGCGCTGAATTGGAAGGTGAGATGGGCGACGCGCTGCCCGGTTTGCAAGCGCGATTGATGTCGCAAGCCTTACGAAAATTAGCTGGCGCTGTCTATCGCTCAAAAACGGCGCTCATCTTCATCAATCAGGTGCGCGAAAAAATTGGCGTCATGTTCGGCAATCCGGAAACAACTACTGGCGGCAAGGCGCTCAAATTCTATGCCAGCCTGCGATTGGACATTCGCCGTACAGGCGCTATTAAAGATGGCGAGGAAGTGGTTGGCAGCCGCACCAAAGTCAAAGTGGTGAAGAACAAAGTTGCGCCGCCGTTCCGTGAAGCGGAGTTTGACATCATCTATGGTGAAGGCATTTCCCGCGAGGGCGAATTGCTTGACCTTGGCGTCGAGCACAAAATCGTGGAGAAAAGCGGCTCCTGGTTTGCTTATAAAGGCGAACGACTCGGTCAGGGTCGGGAGAATGCGCGCCTCTTCTTGAAGGAGCATCCGGAAATTGCTCTGCAGATTGAGAACCAGCTTCGCCAGCGCTTTGGGCTGCCGCCGCGTAACGGGAGTGATGTCCAGGTAGGAGATGCTGCCGCTGCGTCCTAG